Part of the Caulifigura coniformis genome, GCCTCCTCCTGATCGTCGCCTTCGTACTCGTCCACCTCGTCTACTGGACCGACGCCCGCATGCGGGCCCCCATCATGCCCGCGATCGCCATCCTGGCCGCTGGCGCTGGTTTCAAACGCTCAGCGAATTTTGCCCGCAAGTCTGATTGATGGTCAGTGCCGATTCACGATCGCAACGGCTTCGAAACAGTGTGGCGGCCTTGTTTGTCGCCGCCTACGTCATCGTATTTGCGTTCGTTCATTCCAGTGCAGTACGACGCAGCCACGCGTACGGCGTCGACTGTCTCTGGCTGTGCGACGTCTCTGACGAGGCGACGTGGCGGACGCATCTCGTCCTGTCGGCCGCTTTCGCTCCGGTCTATTGGCTCCGCCAGATGCTCACAGGTGTTCCCGGGCCCTGTCTGCATGTCCCTCTCTTCGAGCTCTCGAGCAGCCCATCGGGACGCTGCAGGGATTGCCGGGCCACGGGCTGAAGCCGCTGGCGAAGTCCGCCGAAAGCTCTGGCCGTGCGGATCGCCATTGCCGCATCCCGTCCTGCCGGAAACAATCCGGGTGCAACTCAACACCGCTGAATCGAGTCCACCGAGGAGCCTGCTGCGATGATTGTCGGCCTGCCCAAAGAGATCAAAACGGACGAGTACCGCGTCGCGATGATTCCCTCTGGGGCCGAGGAACTCACTCGAGCCGGGCACACCGTTCTGGTGCAGGAAGGGGCGGGCGTCGGCTCCGGCATCGCCGATACCGAATACGCCGAAGTGGGCGCGACCATCGTTCCCACGGCTGCTGACGTCTTCGCGAAGGCCGATCTCGTCGTCAAGGTGAAAGAGCCGCTTGAGCCCGAATGGGCTCTCCTCCGGTCCGGGCAGATGCTCTTCACCTACATGCACTTTGCCGCCGACGAGAAGCTGACAAAGAACACGCTCGCCACCGGCTGTACGGCCCTGGCTTACGAAACTCTCCGTGGGCGGGCGGGAGACCTGCCGCTGCTCACGCCGATGAGCGAAGTGGCCGGTCGCATGAGCATCCAGCAGGGTGCGAAATACCTCGAGCGCCCGCAGGAAGGTCGAGGAATTCTCCTCGGCGGCGTCCCCGGCGTCCCTCCCGCGCATATCCTCATCCTGGGCGGCGGTGTCGTCGGCAAGAACGCGGCCCGGATCGCGGCCGGGTTCCAGGCCGACGTTGTCATCGCCGACGTCAACATGGAGCGCCTGCGGTATCTCGACGACATCATGCCGCCGAACGTGAACACCGTCTTCAGCGACCGCCACAATATTCGCGAAGAGCTGAAACTGGCCGATCTCGTGATCGGCGCTGTGCTGATCCCCGGCGCCCGGGCTCCGCGCCTCGTCACCCGCGAGGACTTGAAGCTCATGAAACCGGGAGCGGTGATGATCGACGTCGCCATCGACCAGGGGGGCTGCATGGAGACGAGCCACGCCACGACTCATTCGCATCCGACCTACAAGGTCGATGGCATCGTGCACTACTGCGTCGCCAACATGCCCGGGGCGGTCGGCCGGACAAGTACCTATGCGCTCTGCAACGTCACGTTTCCCTACGTCCTCGACCTCGCCAACCTTGGATTGATGGGAGCCTGTGCCAAGGCCCCCGGGCTCGTGGAAGCCGTCAACATGCACGCGGGCAAAGTCACGAACCGGGCCGTCGCCGAAACCTTCGGCCTGCCGTACACGGTGTTTCAGGCGAAATAGCAGTCGCGCGCGAAGGGGACGCAGGTCATTCTTCCCGTCGCGGCTACGACTGCATTCACAGATCTGAAACAGTCTCCTGGCTGGAAGAAAAGGGAGGCCCTTTGAGACCGCCCGAGCCGCTCATTCGGCCTCCTGAACCTCGCTTCCACGAGACTTCACCGCCGCGACCAGCCAGCCCACGCAGATGAGTTCGGCGACGCCTCCCAGCGCCAGTGAACCGGTTTTGCCCAGGTTGCGTCCGAGGTGGGAGATCAGCATTGCGACGCCCGCGCGTCGGCCACGGAACTTTTCTTCCGGTTCACCTTTCTCCGCTTTGACCGCGGCGCCAAACATGGCCAGTGTGAAAACTCCCACCAGAAAGATCGCCAACAATGGCTTGCCCATTTTGTGGTTCCTCGATTCAGACTGAGAAGCCGAACGCACCTCACTCGCTGCGTGACACCCGCGTTTCATCAAGCCCGCGAACTCTGAGATGCCCTGATCGACACCATACGCGGGCCGCGGCACGGAAGCCAATCGCAAACTCCGCTGAAAGCGTGGCCGGACAGCCCGGATCAGATGACCATCGCCGTCACGGAAAACCCGATGACGGCCGCCAGCTCGATCGTGGTCAGGTCGTCCAGGGGGCGGTCGGCCTGAGGCGTGGCGACGCGATCTCGCAGTGGCTCGGGGAAGAGGGGAGAGCGGGGGAGGCCTACGAGCAGGTCACGAAGCAGAAGCAACCAACCCCAGACAGCCATGACGAATGGCACATAGACAGGCCAGGCGTCGCCCACCAGCCGCCCGATGGAAATTTCCTCCCGACCGGAAATGGCGATGTCGAGGAGCGTGCGACAGCCGGGCAGGGCGGCGCTTCCGACAAGCCAGAACGCCGCGGCGGTGAGTGCAAGAGAAAGACGCGGCAGTCGGCGGGCCAGCCCTCCAAGCTCGGAGACCTCGCGCGTCCCGGAGTTGCGTTCCAGTTTGGAGATGAGCAGGACAACGAGCATCAGCGGAGCCGTCAGGGAGCCTGCGACGGCCATGGCGGACTTTGCCCCCGAGACCGCTGCGAACGCCACCTGTCCCGCAGCGAACAGAAACGTCGCGCTACAGATGCGGGGAAGGTCACCCCGCGCGAGCATGAGGAGCGCGCCGACCCACAATGTCAGGATCGGCAGCGTGGCCCCAATGCTCCCGGCTGACTGGGCCGGTAGCCATCGAGCCAGCGAGATCCAGAGGCCCGGACCGAGCATCAGGAGGGCCGGAGCGCGGATGTCGGCCGGAGCCGCACGGAGACACTCCGTCGACGGCCTGTGAAATGGAAGAATGCCCGCGACCAGGGCCGCTCCCGTCAGCGCCGCTGCGGCTCCCCAAGGCGATCGTTCAGACAGGGCGGAGACATTCACACCCAGCGCCAGGAGAAACGCTCCGATGATCGCAATCACGACGCGGCTACGCGCGGCCGGAATTTCCTGTGTCTGGGATCCGGCACGGTGCCTGCGAATCACCGCCAGCGGTGTTGCTGCCGCCGCGAGAGGAAGAGCGATCACCAGCGCGGCCCGGTGAGTCAACGTCATCAGGCAGACGGTCGCGAAGAACGCAATCACAAGGGCCGTCCACGCCGCGCGGCCGGCAGTGGAGTTCGGCGGACTGACGATCCAGCTGCATGCCAGACCGGCCGCGGCGGTGGCCAACCACGACAGCTCGGTCATCGGAACGCCAACACAAGAAGAACCAGGAAGGCCGCAAGCACGAGCAACGATGTCAGCAATCGGCCGAGAGTTCCGGGAACCGCCTGTCGGATGGGGCTCGCCGCGTTCTCGAACTTCCTGAACAGCTGGCTGGGCAGTTGTTCGAACACGAAACCATCGACGAACCTCGTGACCTGCGATGCCCCACGAACGGGCAAAGCCACCGCGAACTTCCAGACGTTCGGCAGGTTCCACTCTCGCGAAGCGGCCGACTCCAGCCTCCCGAGAAAATCGTTCGTCGGCGAGTCCGCGCGACGCGGACGTGCAGCGCTCGGCAGCCTGAGGCCCGCGACGACAAGAGCCGTGGCCGCGATCATCCAGACGATCCGACCAGACCAGGCAGGAACCATCAGCGAGACCGCGGCGATGCCCGCAAGCACTGCCGAAAGCCGCCAAGCCATCTCGCGGATCGCGGTTTGCTGCCTGAGCGACGTCAGTGCCGCCGCAATGGCCACCGCGGCGAGGAACTGACTGATGCCCAGTCGCGCGGCCGGATCCGCCTCGAGCAGTTCGATCAGCCGCAGGCCGAGAATTGTCGCCGGTGGGAGACAGGACAACAGCATCCAGCTGATGGCAGGCCTCACGGCACGATCATTCCACACGGCATGGGCGCCGACTGGAAACGCGGCGACCCGGTTGGCAAGCGACAGCCCGAATCCCCAGGCGAGAACTGACGTCATGACAGGCAGGCGCTCGGGCGTCGCGTTCCCGGCAATCGCCACCGCACCCACGATCAGAACGGAGTCGAAGATCCAGCCGGAAATCAGAAGCCGGCCGGTCCATAACTGAACGTCGTCGTCCCCGAAGAAGAGGCTCAGCCCCCATGCCAGAAACCAATGCGCCTGCCAGATCGCCAGGAACTCGATCGGTCCAGCTGCGCATCCCAGGAGAGCTGTGGTGGCGAAGAGCGCGGCGGCCAACGCCACCGAGGCGCGCGACCGTCCCAGACAGCCGCGCGCGAATACGACCACGACAACCGCGGACACCAGCAGGCCGACCGCAGCCACGACGTCGAACCGGAATCCGGTCGCCACGGCGGGGCCGCTGATCTCCACGAGCGGCATTTCGCCGTTACTCCGCCGACAGGCCGAACACGGCCGCGTGCCTGTACGTGTCGCCCGGCTTCAGGATGGCATTCGGGAAGTTCGGATGATTCACCGAATCGGGGAAGTGCTGGGTTTCGAGGCACATCGCGCTCCGGTGAGCGTACGTCTTGCCCCCTTTTCCCTTCTGCCCCTTGAGGAAATTTCCCGAGTAGAACTGCACACCCGGCTCCGTCGTCGACACCTTCAGCACGCGGCCCGAGGCCGGGTCCTTCAGCGTGGCGATGTGCCGCAACTTGCCGGCCTCTCCATCGCAGACGACGTTGTGGTCATAGCCGATGTTGGCCGTCTTCGTGAGCTGATCGATGCGGTCGCCGATGCGGGTCGGCTTCCGGAAATCGAGCGGCGTCCCTTCCACCGGGGCGATCTTGCCGGTCGGGATGAGGGTGTCATCGGTCGGTGTGTATTTCGAGGCGTTCAGCAGCAGCACGTGGTCGAGCACCGTCGGCGAACCGGCTCCACCGAGATTGAAGTAGCTGTGATTCGTGAGGTTGATTGGCGTGTCCGCGTCGGTCGTCGCCTCGTAGTCGATCCGCAGCTCGTTCGAATCGCTCAGGCTGTAAGTGACCGTCGCCGACAGGTTGCCCGGGTACCCTTCTTCGCCGTCCGGGCTCGTGTAGGTGAACCGCACGCCGGGGCCGTTCTTCGTTTCGATCCCCTGGGCTTTCCAGACGACCTTGTCGAAGCTGCGCGGCCCGCCGCCGTGGAGGTGATTCGGGCCGTTGTTGACCAGCAGCTGGTAGTCCTTGCCGTTGAGCTTGAACTTCCCTTCCTTGATGCGGTTGCCGACGCGGCCGACGGTGCAGCCGAAGTACTGGTTGTCGTCCGATTCATAACCGGCGACGTTGTCGAACCCGAGGACGACGTCCGCCGCCTTGCCCGATTTGTCCGGCATGTGCAGCTCGGTGAGCGTGGCGCCGCGGGTCATGATCTTCGCAGTCACGCCGTTCGCGTTTTTCAGCGTATAGCGTTCAACGGCGACGCCGTCGGCGGTTTTTCCGAACGGTTCAGGAGCGGGAGGCGCGGCGATGGTCATTTGAGCGGCCGAGAGAAACAGAGCGAGCGCGGCAATGCGAATCATGAACGAACCGGTGAGCAAGCGGGTTTCACGAACTTCGTCGCAGCCCTAGCTGCGCAGGGCGATTATGAAGCAGCCGCTTTGATCCCGTCCAGCGAGCCAGCGACGACTCCCGCCGTTACAGCAGCCCCATGATCGGCAGCCCGTTGTAGATATGGAACGGCCGGCCCGTTTCGTCGTGCCAGGCGGCCGTCTCCGGAATGCCCAGCTGCCGGTAAATCGTGGCCGCCATGTTCTCCGGCGTCTGCGGATCCCGGATCGGATACCCGCCGATCTTGTCGGACGCGCCTACGACCTGGCCGCCTTTGATGCCGCCGCCGGCGAAGAACACGCTCTGCACGGCCCCCCAGTGATCGCGGCCCGCCTCGACGTACGCAGACGAAAGCTTGGAAAGCTTCGGCGTTCGCCCGAACTCACTCCCCATGACCACCAGCGTGGTATCGAGCAGCCCGGTGGAATTGAGGTCATCGAGGAAAGCCGACAGCGCGCGGTCGAGCGGCGGGAACAGCTTCTCGCGGAGTCGCCAGAAGATCTCGCCGTGGTTGTCCCACGTCTCGTTGTTGCCGAGGTTCACCTGCACGAGGTTCACGCCGGCCTGGGCCAGCCGGAGCGCCATCAAGAGCGACCACCCGAAGGCGTTCTTTCCGTACCGCCGCTGCTCAGCCTCATCTGCGTTCGTCACATCGAAGGCCTGGCGCACTTCCGGCGCCGAGAGCATCGAAATGGCCGATTGCCGCTGGTGGTCGTACTGCTCGATGCTCGCCGAACGTTCCAGGGCGCCGCGCTGACGGTCGAGTTCGTCGAGCAGCAGGTTCCGGCCGGAGGAACGATCGGACGTCAGTCCCGGCGCCAGTTGGATGCTGGGCGCCTGGAATACGCGGGCGTCCGGCTCCTTCGGCGGATCCTTCGTCGTGTTCGGGAACGTGTATTCGGGAAACGCTCCCTTCCAGAACGGATTGCCATAGGGAGAGGCCTCGATAAAGAACGGATCGTGCTTCCGCCCCATCAGCCCGCCGTAGTTGCCCGGGATCACTCCACCCGACCAGTGAACGATCCGGTCCGGGAGCACGATCGCCGGCGGAAGGTTGTTATTCCGGATCGGAACTGCGTCGCCGACGATCGAGGCAATCGAGGGCCAGTCGGTGGGACGCGGCTTACGGTCGTTCCTGAACCCGACCGACGGAGCGGTTCGCCCCGTGAGCATGTAGTAGTGGCCAGCCGTGTGATCGTTCGTGCTGTGCGTCAGCGACCGGACGACGCTCCACAGCTTGCTCCGCTTCGCCAGTTCCGGGAGGTGCTCGCACACATCCAGGCCGGGGGTGGCCGTCGCGATCGGCGCGAAATCGCTGCGGATGCCGTCCGGAGCTTCCGGCTTCAGATCGAAACTCTCATGTTGCGACAGGCCGCCGGAAAGGAAGATGTAGATGCACCGCTTGGCTGGTGCATTGGCGGCGACCTTCTCCTCGGTCGACGCCCGCAGCGCGTTGAGATGATTCGTTCCGAGCCCGAGCAGGCCGACAGCACCGGCCTGTACGGCCGTGCGCCGCGACATGAGTGGGTGAAAGAGTCGGCCGCTCCCGCTCATCAGCCAGCTCCACGTTGCCTGAACCCGGAAAACCGCCGCTCCGTGCGAGCGACGGCATCACCAGCTTACCCAACCGAACCTTCCATCTGCAGTTCGATCAGCTTGTTCATCTCCACCGCGTATTCCATCGGCAGTTCTTTGACGAGCGGCTCGATGAATCCCGTCACGATCATGCTCGAAGCCTCGGCCTCCGTCAAACCGCGGCTCATCAGGTACAGAACCTGTTCTTCCGCGATCTTCGAGACGCTGGCCTCGTGCTCGATGGCGACGTCGTCTTCATCGACTTCGATGTACGGGTAGGTGTCGCTGCGGCTGGCCGGGTCCAGGATCAGCGCGTCGCAGACCACGTTGCTCTTGCAGTCGGTGGCGCCGTTCTGAACCTTCACAAGTCCACGGTAGCTCGAGCGTCCGCCGTTCTTCGAAATCGACTTCGAGATGATGCGGCTGGAGGTATGCGGAGCGCAGTGGACCATCTTGGCTCCGGCGTCCTGATGCTGGCCGTTGCCGGCGAAGGCGATCGACAGCGTCTCGCCCCGGGCGCCCGGCTCCATGAGCCAGATGGCCGGATACTTCATCGTCAGCTTCGAACCGAGGTTTCCGTCGATCCACTCCATGAGCGAATCGCCATACGCCATCGCGCGCTTGGTGACGAGGTTGTACACGTTATTCGACCAGTTCTGGATCGTCGTGTACCGGCACCGGGCCCCGCGCTTCACGATGATCTCCACGACGGCCGAGTGTAGCGAGTCGCTGGAATACGTCGGCGCGGTGCAGCCTTCGACATAATGCACGCTCGCCCCCTCATCGACGATGATGAGCGTTCGTTCGAACTGCCCCATGTTCATCGTGTTGATTCGGAAATAGGCCTGCAGCGGGAAGTCGATCTTCACCCCCTTGGGGACGTAGATGAACGATCCTCCCGACCACACGGCCGAGTTCAGCGCGGCGAACTTGTTGTCGTTCGGCGGAATGACCGTGCCGAAGTATTCGCGGAAAATCTCCGGATGGTCGCGAAGCGCGGAGTCCGTATCGGTGAACAGCACGCCTTTCTTCGCGAGGTCTTCCTGGAGCGATCCGTAGATCACTTCGGATTCGTACTGGGCCTTCACGCCGGCGAGATGCTTCTTCTCGGCCTCCGGGATACCCAGTCGGTCGTAGGTTCGACGGATGTCTTCCGGCACTTCGTCCCACGTCTTCCCCTGGCGGTCGGACGCTTTGACGTAATAGAACATCTCCTGGAAGTTCAGGTCCGTCATGTCCCCGCCCCAATTGGGCATGGGCTTGGCGAAGAACTGCTCCAGCGACTTAAGGCGGAACTCGCGCATCCACGCGGGCTCGTTCTTCATCTCCGAGATCTGCTCGACGATCTCGCGATCGAGCCCACGGCGGGAGGTGAAGGTGTAGTTGTCGGTGCGGTCGTGAAAACCGTACTGGTAATCGCCGACGCCAACTTCAGGTTGTTCAAGGACTTCAGCAGACATTTCCAAAACTCCTGACGCGGTGGAAAGCCGCGTTTGATTCGTATTTCTTAATCGCGCTGACTGACAAAAAACTCAGACAGCGGCTCCATCCTGAACCTTCGCTGCTTGCTCCTCCGCGGCCGCTGCGGGATGTCGTTCGCGAACGCCGGCGTAGCCATTGGCATGCAGATCATGAGCCAGCGAAGCGTCACCGGTCTCCACGATCCGGCCAGCCAGCATCACGTGCGTATGCTGCGGAACGTTGTATTCCAGCAGGCGCTCGTGGTGCGTGATGATGAGAACGCCCATGTGCGGGCCGGAAAGCTTGGAAAGCCCTTCGCTCACGACGCGGACCGCATCGCTGTCGAGACCCGAGTCGGTCTCGTCCAGGATGGCGAACTTGGGCTTCAGCATGGCGAGCTGGAGGATCTCCATCCGCTTCTTCTCGCCGCCGGAGAACCCTTCGTTCAGATAACGCCGGGCGAACTCTTCGTCGATGTTGAGTTCCTTCATCGTGTCCCGGAGTTCCTTGCGGAAGTCCTTCATCTTCATCAGCTCTTCCCCTTCCTTGCGGCCGGGGTTGCGGATGTTCGAGACAGCATGACGCAGGAAGTCGGCCACGCGGACGCCGGGAATCGTCACCGGGTACTGGAACGCCAGGAAGAGGCCCAGTCGCGCCCGCTCGCTCGGATCGAGTTCGTTGATCTCCGTCCCGTTGATCAGGATGCGACCTTCGGTCACCTCATACTTCGGGTGGCCGACGAGCGTGTAGGCGAGCGTGCTCTTGCCGGAGCCGTTCGGCCCCATCAGGGCGTGGACTTCTCCCTGCCGGATCTCAAGGTTCACGCCCTTGAGAATCTCGACGCCTTCGACGCCGACATGCAGGTTCTCGATCTTCAAACTGGCAGGCTGACTCATCTCACTCACAAATCGTTGGAACTCAACTTCGGGGCTGACGAAACTCGATCAGCCGTGTTTCAAACCGTCACAAGCTCAGGATCCTGCACGTAACCGCTGTGATGCGGCACGGGCAAAACGCTGGGCGTGCCCTTCGTCAACTTCTGGGCCTTGATCTTGTCCTGGATCCGCATCAGGCCTTCGAGCAGGGCTTCCGGCCGCGGTGGGCACCCAGGAACGTACACATCGACAGGGACGACCAGGTCGACCCCCTTCACCACGTGATATCCGTACTTGAAATACGGGCCCCCGCCGATCGTGCAGGCACCCATCGCAATCACGTACTTCGGATCGGGCATCTGTTCCCACAAACGGCGGACACGGCTCGCCATCTTGTGGGTCACCGTTCCCGCAACAATCATCAGGTCGGCCTGCCGCGGCGTGGCGCGGAAGGCGCCAGCGCCGAAACGGTCGATATCGAACCGGCTCGCACCGGTCGCCATCATTTCGATCGCACAGCACGCCAGGCCGAACGTCATCGGCCAGATGCTGGACTGCTTGGCCCAATTGATGGCCTGTTCCAGTGACGTGGTGACGACGTTCTCTTCAAACCGTCCTTCAATCCAGGTCATGATTCGTCCTGTGTGTCGCGGTCCAGCCGGTGAGGGAAAACCCAACGCAGAGCCGACTGTAACGCGGTGAAATCCGAAACTCGAACACCCGGACGGGGCCGGGCAGGGCACTCTCAAACGTGGGACACCGCCTCGAACTCGCAGGCACAGTCCCCTCGCTGGCGACAACGGGTCAATTCCAGCGGCGAACCGACCAGTTCCCCGAATACCTGCTGCTCCAGTTCACAGATCGAACTGTCGCGCTCCGCAATCTCCTGGTACGGGCAGGCATGTCCTCTCAGGATCGGCAGATCGGACGCCATTCCCGGGCGGGAGCTCAGGTCGACCTCGAATCCCCGGTTCTTCAGGACCGCCGCCAACTCGCGCATCCGTTCTTCCGGCGAGGCTCCGGCCATCTGCGGCCGGAATTGCCCCACCATGGTCTCTTTCAGGCGGCCCAGCAGCTTTTCCCGGACCGCGACATCATCAATTCCCTGGATCCCCTCCCACAGAAGCACCGCAAAATCCGAATTGTCGCGTGCCAGCGACCGGCGGCCCGCTTCCGTGACTTCATAAACGTGGTGCGGACGGCCGCGATCCGCCCGGACCGCCTTCCGCTCCACAAGGCCGGTGGACTGCAATCGAGTCAGCCGCTGACGGACAGCCGTCGCCGTGACCTCGGCGGCCTGGCATAACTCGGTGATGCCACTGGCCCCGAGACGCAGCATGAGGGAGAGAAACTCTCGATCCCCCGGCGGGATTCCACCGTTCATAACTGCCTCAAACAAAGAACCTTCGGCCAACCAGACTCCGTAGAGTGTAGGCAGGCAGAAGGTTTTTGACAACGCGCTATGCGAAAACTGTCTGGATCGCGTTCGGGGGCTTCGCACGGCCCACCTCGGCGCTCTCAAATCTTGCTCAACGGGATCCTCGACGGACCCAGAAAAGGACGACGAACAACAACCCCGTGATGGCCATGAGATCCGACGGCAGAAGCATGCGCAGCCACGGTGCCGCACTATGCCGCAAGGCCAAAACCATGACGACCAGTACTGCAATCAGCCAGGCCGAACGAGCATATTGCGAACTCACGCCTCAGCTCTCGATTTACCACTCACAGAAGTGAACCCGGCATTTAGCATGACGGGTCACTTTCTGTTCTGCGACTCGAACTCCTTCATCGCCGCGATCAACGCATCAACCCCCGCCTCGGGGAATGCGTTGTAAATGCTCGCCCGCATCCCCCCGACGCTGCGGTGACCCTTCAGACCGTCCATCTTCCGTTCCTTCGTGAACGCGATGAACTGCTCGTCCAGCTTCTCGTCCCCCGTCACGAACGTGACGTTCATCAGCGACCGGCTGTCCCCGGCGGCCGTCGCCTTGAACAGGCTGCTCTGGTCGAGGTAGTCGTACAGTTTCCCGGCTTTCGCCTCGTTCTTCGCCGCGATCCCTTCCAGC contains:
- the ald gene encoding alanine dehydrogenase, encoding MIVGLPKEIKTDEYRVAMIPSGAEELTRAGHTVLVQEGAGVGSGIADTEYAEVGATIVPTAADVFAKADLVVKVKEPLEPEWALLRSGQMLFTYMHFAADEKLTKNTLATGCTALAYETLRGRAGDLPLLTPMSEVAGRMSIQQGAKYLERPQEGRGILLGGVPGVPPAHILILGGGVVGKNAARIAAGFQADVVIADVNMERLRYLDDIMPPNVNTVFSDRHNIREELKLADLVIGAVLIPGARAPRLVTREDLKLMKPGAVMIDVAIDQGGCMETSHATTHSHPTYKVDGIVHYCVANMPGAVGRTSTYALCNVTFPYVLDLANLGLMGACAKAPGLVEAVNMHAGKVTNRAVAETFGLPYTVFQAK
- a CDS encoding aldose epimerase family protein, with the translated sequence MIRIAALALFLSAAQMTIAAPPAPEPFGKTADGVAVERYTLKNANGVTAKIMTRGATLTELHMPDKSGKAADVVLGFDNVAGYESDDNQYFGCTVGRVGNRIKEGKFKLNGKDYQLLVNNGPNHLHGGGPRSFDKVVWKAQGIETKNGPGVRFTYTSPDGEEGYPGNLSATVTYSLSDSNELRIDYEATTDADTPINLTNHSYFNLGGAGSPTVLDHVLLLNASKYTPTDDTLIPTGKIAPVEGTPLDFRKPTRIGDRIDQLTKTANIGYDHNVVCDGEAGKLRHIATLKDPASGRVLKVSTTEPGVQFYSGNFLKGQKGKGGKTYAHRSAMCLETQHFPDSVNHPNFPNAILKPGDTYRHAAVFGLSAE
- a CDS encoding DUF1501 domain-containing protein, with the protein product MSRRTAVQAGAVGLLGLGTNHLNALRASTEEKVAANAPAKRCIYIFLSGGLSQHESFDLKPEAPDGIRSDFAPIATATPGLDVCEHLPELAKRSKLWSVVRSLTHSTNDHTAGHYYMLTGRTAPSVGFRNDRKPRPTDWPSIASIVGDAVPIRNNNLPPAIVLPDRIVHWSGGVIPGNYGGLMGRKHDPFFIEASPYGNPFWKGAFPEYTFPNTTKDPPKEPDARVFQAPSIQLAPGLTSDRSSGRNLLLDELDRQRGALERSASIEQYDHQRQSAISMLSAPEVRQAFDVTNADEAEQRRYGKNAFGWSLLMALRLAQAGVNLVQVNLGNNETWDNHGEIFWRLREKLFPPLDRALSAFLDDLNSTGLLDTTLVVMGSEFGRTPKLSKLSSAYVEAGRDHWGAVQSVFFAGGGIKGGQVVGASDKIGGYPIRDPQTPENMAATIYRQLGIPETAAWHDETGRPFHIYNGLPIMGLL
- the sufB gene encoding Fe-S cluster assembly protein SufB, which codes for MSAEVLEQPEVGVGDYQYGFHDRTDNYTFTSRRGLDREIVEQISEMKNEPAWMREFRLKSLEQFFAKPMPNWGGDMTDLNFQEMFYYVKASDRQGKTWDEVPEDIRRTYDRLGIPEAEKKHLAGVKAQYESEVIYGSLQEDLAKKGVLFTDTDSALRDHPEIFREYFGTVIPPNDNKFAALNSAVWSGGSFIYVPKGVKIDFPLQAYFRINTMNMGQFERTLIIVDEGASVHYVEGCTAPTYSSDSLHSAVVEIIVKRGARCRYTTIQNWSNNVYNLVTKRAMAYGDSLMEWIDGNLGSKLTMKYPAIWLMEPGARGETLSIAFAGNGQHQDAGAKMVHCAPHTSSRIISKSISKNGGRSSYRGLVKVQNGATDCKSNVVCDALILDPASRSDTYPYIEVDEDDVAIEHEASVSKIAEEQVLYLMSRGLTEAEASSMIVTGFIEPLVKELPMEYAVEMNKLIELQMEGSVG
- the sufC gene encoding Fe-S cluster assembly ATPase SufC, translated to MSQPASLKIENLHVGVEGVEILKGVNLEIRQGEVHALMGPNGSGKSTLAYTLVGHPKYEVTEGRILINGTEINELDPSERARLGLFLAFQYPVTIPGVRVADFLRHAVSNIRNPGRKEGEELMKMKDFRKELRDTMKELNIDEEFARRYLNEGFSGGEKKRMEILQLAMLKPKFAILDETDSGLDSDAVRVVSEGLSKLSGPHMGVLIITHHERLLEYNVPQHTHVMLAGRIVETGDASLAHDLHANGYAGVRERHPAAAAEEQAAKVQDGAAV
- a CDS encoding NADH-quinone oxidoreductase subunit B, encoding MTWIEGRFEENVVTTSLEQAINWAKQSSIWPMTFGLACCAIEMMATGASRFDIDRFGAGAFRATPRQADLMIVAGTVTHKMASRVRRLWEQMPDPKYVIAMGACTIGGGPYFKYGYHVVKGVDLVVPVDVYVPGCPPRPEALLEGLMRIQDKIKAQKLTKGTPSVLPVPHHSGYVQDPELVTV
- a CDS encoding helix-turn-helix transcriptional regulator, which gives rise to MNGGIPPGDREFLSLMLRLGASGITELCQAAEVTATAVRQRLTRLQSTGLVERKAVRADRGRPHHVYEVTEAGRRSLARDNSDFAVLLWEGIQGIDDVAVREKLLGRLKETMVGQFRPQMAGASPEERMRELAAVLKNRGFEVDLSSRPGMASDLPILRGHACPYQEIAERDSSICELEQQVFGELVGSPLELTRCRQRGDCACEFEAVSHV